A window from Vespa velutina chromosome 13, iVesVel2.1, whole genome shotgun sequence encodes these proteins:
- the LOC124953760 gene encoding WD repeat-containing protein 26 isoform X1 — MENYRVMQQQASNGGVSSGLQQNGATADTGGPHANGNVIPESDNDINGVNGETNPSLGPPKIMDKTNQDIVRLIGQHLKTVGLDRTADLLMQESGCRLDHPAAAKFRQHVMDGDWNKADHDLNELKSFLNGASQSLVEMKFLLLEQKYLEYLEEGLVLEALQVLRNELTPLGHNTGRVHQLSAFMMCSGRDELQTRAGWDGKGSASRAALMDRLQRYLPPSIMLPPRRLHSLLCQAVEMQNQQCTYHVTHMQTSLENVSLLVDHSCSKEQFPCHTVQLLNDHCDEVWYCKFSPDGLKLATGSKDMTVIIWDVDPETLRVTHRKTLEGHTYGVALIAWSPDSSHLIACGPEDCPELWLWCVDTPDCELRVKLTQSTDDSLTACAWHRDSNKFVTGGLRGQFYQCDTDGNISDSWEGVRVKCLWCRSDGKTVLAADSHHRIRGYNFDELCDFTILQEDHPVMSFSVNKADRLALLNVANQGVHLWDLQDRCLVRRFQGVTQGHFTIHSCFGGINQDFIASGSEDNKVYVWHIKRELPIATLTGHSRTVNCVSWNPVYHQMMASVSDDCTVRIWGPRSSSPEKADNDKTASVESASSNSSGWHEMVS; from the exons ATGGAGAACTATCG CGTAATGCAGCAGCAGGCCTCAAACGGTGGAGTTTCTTCTGGGCTGCAACAGAACGGAGCTACGGCTGACACTGGGGGACCACACGCTAATGGCAATGTGATACCGGAATCCGATAATGACATCAATGGTGTGAATGGGGAAACTAATCCAAGTTTAGGACCTCCAAAAATAATGGACAAAACTAATCAGGACATTGTGAGACTCATCGGGCAACATTTGAAAACTGTTGGGCTAGA CCGCACAGCAGATCTACTTATGCAAGAATCAGGCTGTCGGTTGGACCATCCAGCAGCTGCAAAGTTCAGACAGCATGTTATGGATGGAGATTGGAACAAAGCAGACCATGACCTTAATGAATTAAAGTCCTTTTTAAATGGTGCAAGTCAGAGCTTGGTG GAAATGAAATTCCTACTCTTAGAGCAAAAGTATCTGGAATATTTGGAGGAAGGCTTAGTACTAGAAGCTTTACAGGTTTTACGCAATGAATTGACACCCCTGGGCCACAATACGGGCCGTGTTCATCAATTGTCAGCATTTATGATGTGTAGCGGGCGTGATGAATTACAG ACACGTGCAGGCTGGGATGGTAAAGGTTCAGCTTCCAGAGCAGCACTTATGGATAGATTGCAAAGGTATCTTCCACCTTCCATTATGCTGCCACCACGTCGGCTTCATTCATTGCTTTGTCAAGCAGTGGAAATGCAAAATCAGCAGTGCACATACCATGTAACGCATATGCag ACAAGTTTGGAAAATGTGTCGCTGCTTGTGGACCACAGTTGTAGCAAAGAACAATTTCCGTGCCATACTGTACAATTGCTGAATGATCATTGCGACGAAGTTTGGTATTGCAAATTCTCTCCTGATGGTCTTAAATTAGCCACAGGTTCTAAAGATATGACTGTGATTATTTGGGATGTCGATCCG GAAACCTTAAGAGTAACGCACAGAAAAACATTGGAAGGACATACATATGGCGTTGCGCTTATAGCTTGGAGTCCAGACAGTAGCCATCTTATTGCTTGTGGTCCTGAAGATTGTCCTGAATTATGGCTTTGGTGCGTGGATACGCCTGACTGTGAATTACGTGTTAAATTAACGCAAAGTACCGATGATTCTCTGACAGCCTGTGCCTGGCATCGagattcaaataaatttgttactGGAGGACTTCGTGGTCAGTTCTATCAATGT GATACGGATGGTAATATCTCAGATTCATGGGAAGGCGTTAGAGTTAAGTGCTTATGGTGTAGAAGCGATGGAAAAACTGTTTTAGCAGCTGATTCTCATCATCGAATTCGAGGATATAATTTTGACGAATTATGTGATTTTACAAT ATTACAAGAGGATCATCCTGTCATGTCCTTTAGTGTAAACAAAGCGGATAGACTTGCTTTACTTAATGTGGCTAATCAGGGTGTACATTTATGGGATTTACAAGATCGTTGTTTAGTAAGGCGTTTTCAAGGTGTTACCCAAGGACATTTTACAATTCATAGCTGTTTTGGAGGTATCAATCAAGATTTTATCGCGTCTGGTAGTGAAG acaaTAAAGTGTACGTATGGCATATCAAGCGAGAGCTCCCCATAGCGACTTTAACAGGGCACAGTCGAACGGTTAATTGTGTTTCGTGGAATCCTGTTTATCATCAAATGATGGCTTCTGTATCTGATGATTGTACAGTTAGGATATGGGGACCAAGGTCTTCCTCTCCCGAAAAAGCTGATAATGATAAGACTG CATCGGTAGAAAGTGCATCCTCAAATAGCAGTGGCTGGCACGAAATGGTATCGTAG
- the LOC124953760 gene encoding WD repeat-containing protein 26 isoform X2, which yields MENYRVMQQQASNGGVSSGLQQNGATADTGGPHANGNVIPESDNDINGVNGETNPSLGPPKIMDKTNQDIVRLIGQHLKTVGLDRTADLLMQESGCRLDHPAAAKFRQHVMDGDWNKADHDLNELKSFLNGASQSLVEMKFLLLEQKYLEYLEEGLVLEALQVLRNELTPLGHNTGRVHQLSAFMMCSGRDELQTRAGWDGKGSASRAALMDRLQRYLPPSIMLPPRRLHSLLCQAVEMQNQQCTYHVTHMQTSLENVSLLVDHSCSKEQFPCHTVQLLNDHCDEVWYCKFSPDGLKLATGSKDMTVIIWDVDPETLRVTHRKTLEGHTYGVALIAWSPDSSHLIACGPEDCPELWLWCVDTPDCELRVKLTQSTDDSLTACAWHRDSNKFVTGGLRGQFYQCDTDGNISDSWEGVRVKCLWCRSDGKTVLAADSHHRIRGYNFDELCDFTILQEDHPVMSFSVNKADRLALLNVANQGVHLWDLQDRCLVRRFQGVTQGHFTIHSCFGGINQDFIASGSEDNKVYVWHIKRELPIATLTGHSRTVNCVSWNPVYHQMMASVSDDCTVRIWGPRSSSPEKADNDKTDLTLFHHIRVIVVIL from the exons ATGGAGAACTATCG CGTAATGCAGCAGCAGGCCTCAAACGGTGGAGTTTCTTCTGGGCTGCAACAGAACGGAGCTACGGCTGACACTGGGGGACCACACGCTAATGGCAATGTGATACCGGAATCCGATAATGACATCAATGGTGTGAATGGGGAAACTAATCCAAGTTTAGGACCTCCAAAAATAATGGACAAAACTAATCAGGACATTGTGAGACTCATCGGGCAACATTTGAAAACTGTTGGGCTAGA CCGCACAGCAGATCTACTTATGCAAGAATCAGGCTGTCGGTTGGACCATCCAGCAGCTGCAAAGTTCAGACAGCATGTTATGGATGGAGATTGGAACAAAGCAGACCATGACCTTAATGAATTAAAGTCCTTTTTAAATGGTGCAAGTCAGAGCTTGGTG GAAATGAAATTCCTACTCTTAGAGCAAAAGTATCTGGAATATTTGGAGGAAGGCTTAGTACTAGAAGCTTTACAGGTTTTACGCAATGAATTGACACCCCTGGGCCACAATACGGGCCGTGTTCATCAATTGTCAGCATTTATGATGTGTAGCGGGCGTGATGAATTACAG ACACGTGCAGGCTGGGATGGTAAAGGTTCAGCTTCCAGAGCAGCACTTATGGATAGATTGCAAAGGTATCTTCCACCTTCCATTATGCTGCCACCACGTCGGCTTCATTCATTGCTTTGTCAAGCAGTGGAAATGCAAAATCAGCAGTGCACATACCATGTAACGCATATGCag ACAAGTTTGGAAAATGTGTCGCTGCTTGTGGACCACAGTTGTAGCAAAGAACAATTTCCGTGCCATACTGTACAATTGCTGAATGATCATTGCGACGAAGTTTGGTATTGCAAATTCTCTCCTGATGGTCTTAAATTAGCCACAGGTTCTAAAGATATGACTGTGATTATTTGGGATGTCGATCCG GAAACCTTAAGAGTAACGCACAGAAAAACATTGGAAGGACATACATATGGCGTTGCGCTTATAGCTTGGAGTCCAGACAGTAGCCATCTTATTGCTTGTGGTCCTGAAGATTGTCCTGAATTATGGCTTTGGTGCGTGGATACGCCTGACTGTGAATTACGTGTTAAATTAACGCAAAGTACCGATGATTCTCTGACAGCCTGTGCCTGGCATCGagattcaaataaatttgttactGGAGGACTTCGTGGTCAGTTCTATCAATGT GATACGGATGGTAATATCTCAGATTCATGGGAAGGCGTTAGAGTTAAGTGCTTATGGTGTAGAAGCGATGGAAAAACTGTTTTAGCAGCTGATTCTCATCATCGAATTCGAGGATATAATTTTGACGAATTATGTGATTTTACAAT ATTACAAGAGGATCATCCTGTCATGTCCTTTAGTGTAAACAAAGCGGATAGACTTGCTTTACTTAATGTGGCTAATCAGGGTGTACATTTATGGGATTTACAAGATCGTTGTTTAGTAAGGCGTTTTCAAGGTGTTACCCAAGGACATTTTACAATTCATAGCTGTTTTGGAGGTATCAATCAAGATTTTATCGCGTCTGGTAGTGAAG acaaTAAAGTGTACGTATGGCATATCAAGCGAGAGCTCCCCATAGCGACTTTAACAGGGCACAGTCGAACGGTTAATTGTGTTTCGTGGAATCCTGTTTATCATCAAATGATGGCTTCTGTATCTGATGATTGTACAGTTAGGATATGGGGACCAAGGTCTTCCTCTCCCGAAAAAGCTGATAATGATAAGACTG ATCTTACATTATTTCATCACATAcgagttattgtcgttatattGTAG
- the LOC124953760 gene encoding WD repeat-containing protein 26 isoform X3, giving the protein MQQQASNGGVSSGLQQNGATADTGGPHANGNVIPESDNDINGVNGETNPSLGPPKIMDKTNQDIVRLIGQHLKTVGLDRTADLLMQESGCRLDHPAAAKFRQHVMDGDWNKADHDLNELKSFLNGASQSLVEMKFLLLEQKYLEYLEEGLVLEALQVLRNELTPLGHNTGRVHQLSAFMMCSGRDELQTRAGWDGKGSASRAALMDRLQRYLPPSIMLPPRRLHSLLCQAVEMQNQQCTYHVTHMQTSLENVSLLVDHSCSKEQFPCHTVQLLNDHCDEVWYCKFSPDGLKLATGSKDMTVIIWDVDPETLRVTHRKTLEGHTYGVALIAWSPDSSHLIACGPEDCPELWLWCVDTPDCELRVKLTQSTDDSLTACAWHRDSNKFVTGGLRGQFYQCDTDGNISDSWEGVRVKCLWCRSDGKTVLAADSHHRIRGYNFDELCDFTILQEDHPVMSFSVNKADRLALLNVANQGVHLWDLQDRCLVRRFQGVTQGHFTIHSCFGGINQDFIASGSEDNKVYVWHIKRELPIATLTGHSRTVNCVSWNPVYHQMMASVSDDCTVRIWGPRSSSPEKADNDKTASVESASSNSSGWHEMVS; this is encoded by the exons ATGCAGCAGCAGGCCTCAAACGGTGGAGTTTCTTCTGGGCTGCAACAGAACGGAGCTACGGCTGACACTGGGGGACCACACGCTAATGGCAATGTGATACCGGAATCCGATAATGACATCAATGGTGTGAATGGGGAAACTAATCCAAGTTTAGGACCTCCAAAAATAATGGACAAAACTAATCAGGACATTGTGAGACTCATCGGGCAACATTTGAAAACTGTTGGGCTAGA CCGCACAGCAGATCTACTTATGCAAGAATCAGGCTGTCGGTTGGACCATCCAGCAGCTGCAAAGTTCAGACAGCATGTTATGGATGGAGATTGGAACAAAGCAGACCATGACCTTAATGAATTAAAGTCCTTTTTAAATGGTGCAAGTCAGAGCTTGGTG GAAATGAAATTCCTACTCTTAGAGCAAAAGTATCTGGAATATTTGGAGGAAGGCTTAGTACTAGAAGCTTTACAGGTTTTACGCAATGAATTGACACCCCTGGGCCACAATACGGGCCGTGTTCATCAATTGTCAGCATTTATGATGTGTAGCGGGCGTGATGAATTACAG ACACGTGCAGGCTGGGATGGTAAAGGTTCAGCTTCCAGAGCAGCACTTATGGATAGATTGCAAAGGTATCTTCCACCTTCCATTATGCTGCCACCACGTCGGCTTCATTCATTGCTTTGTCAAGCAGTGGAAATGCAAAATCAGCAGTGCACATACCATGTAACGCATATGCag ACAAGTTTGGAAAATGTGTCGCTGCTTGTGGACCACAGTTGTAGCAAAGAACAATTTCCGTGCCATACTGTACAATTGCTGAATGATCATTGCGACGAAGTTTGGTATTGCAAATTCTCTCCTGATGGTCTTAAATTAGCCACAGGTTCTAAAGATATGACTGTGATTATTTGGGATGTCGATCCG GAAACCTTAAGAGTAACGCACAGAAAAACATTGGAAGGACATACATATGGCGTTGCGCTTATAGCTTGGAGTCCAGACAGTAGCCATCTTATTGCTTGTGGTCCTGAAGATTGTCCTGAATTATGGCTTTGGTGCGTGGATACGCCTGACTGTGAATTACGTGTTAAATTAACGCAAAGTACCGATGATTCTCTGACAGCCTGTGCCTGGCATCGagattcaaataaatttgttactGGAGGACTTCGTGGTCAGTTCTATCAATGT GATACGGATGGTAATATCTCAGATTCATGGGAAGGCGTTAGAGTTAAGTGCTTATGGTGTAGAAGCGATGGAAAAACTGTTTTAGCAGCTGATTCTCATCATCGAATTCGAGGATATAATTTTGACGAATTATGTGATTTTACAAT ATTACAAGAGGATCATCCTGTCATGTCCTTTAGTGTAAACAAAGCGGATAGACTTGCTTTACTTAATGTGGCTAATCAGGGTGTACATTTATGGGATTTACAAGATCGTTGTTTAGTAAGGCGTTTTCAAGGTGTTACCCAAGGACATTTTACAATTCATAGCTGTTTTGGAGGTATCAATCAAGATTTTATCGCGTCTGGTAGTGAAG acaaTAAAGTGTACGTATGGCATATCAAGCGAGAGCTCCCCATAGCGACTTTAACAGGGCACAGTCGAACGGTTAATTGTGTTTCGTGGAATCCTGTTTATCATCAAATGATGGCTTCTGTATCTGATGATTGTACAGTTAGGATATGGGGACCAAGGTCTTCCTCTCCCGAAAAAGCTGATAATGATAAGACTG CATCGGTAGAAAGTGCATCCTCAAATAGCAGTGGCTGGCACGAAATGGTATCGTAG